The segment CTGTCTTCGATTCCACCTCCGCTTCCAGCGTTTTGTTCCACCGGGAGAACATCACGATTAATCCAAGGCTTCCGCCCAGGATGAGTGCGATGACAATGCCTGAAAAAGCCATCTGCTTGGTATAAACTGATTGTATCAACTGGTCAACTTCGCTTGCAGGTACAGATATAGCAACTGACCATAATTGGTCACGCCATCGTACTGGCGCATACGCTACGATCTGTTCCGATTCCGATTCTGATTCATCTCCTTCTTTGTGGTAAACAGCAGTCCCTTCTGAGCCGTTCATCTGTTTCTCGATTATATCTCGCCATTCACTTTGATTTTCACCAAGCATCTTGATGTAGTTTTTACCGATTACTTCGCTTCTCGCTCCATCATAAAGCGATTTCCCCTTATGATCTATCATATACACGTATCCAGTTTTATCCTGCATGATTGGTTCGAGGAATCGGTCTGTGATGGTGGACATTTGTATAATGGCGAGGATGACGCCCCTGAAATTCTCGCCTTCATCCCCTTCATCTTCATATACTGGAACCCAGATGAAGGAGCCCAGACCTCCCTCGAACAGTGGTATAGGACTGGAAATTTCTGTTTTTCTTAAATCTCTCGCCGAATCAAAGGCATTGCTTCTATTCGCTGCATACAGGTCATACCCAATCGGAGCACGATGCTCCGGGTAGCCATACACTACCACTCCGCTCGCATTTATAAATTCAATACTGTAAAAACCGCTGGTTTCTTCATAGATTGTTTTGAAACATCTGGTTATGTTGGTGATGGAATCAGCAGACCTATCTCTGGCAAGTATTTCTATAATGGTTACACGCTCATCTGCAAATGCTTCGATGCCCAAAGCTGCCTGTCTCGCCAGCAACAGTTGCTGTTTACTATATTGTTCTTGCACTATCTCTTCCACTTCTCTGTGGGTCTTGAAACCCAAAAAAGCCACAATACAAATAAGGATGAGGCAGACTACAAGAATGATCACTTTATTGTTGCTCTTATCCTTCATATTCGTAATTGCTCTTTCCTTATTCTTATTCTATTCTTATTCTTTTACACTCACGGAGCGGTTCTACGCAGAACTGCCTTTATCCGCGCTTTTAATTCAGCCAGATCAAATGGTTTTGTAACATAGTCATCTGCACCGATTTCAATACCTTCGACCTTGTCAGAAGTCTCGCCCTTTGCTGTGAGCATAATTATCGGAATAGCACTTGTTGCTTCGTCCTGCTTCAACTGTTGGCAGACCTCAAATCCATTTATCTTGGGCAGCATCAAATCGAGAAGCACGAGGTCAGGGATCTCAGCCCTTACCTTCTCCAGTGCCTCTACGCCGTCTTGAGCTTCGATGACATTGAAATCTTCCATTTCCAATGCTCTCTTTAGCGGTAACAAAGTATCCAGTTCGTCATCTACTATTAAAATCTTGGTTCTGGTGTCGGAAAGTCTTCTAATCCTCTCCACCACTTCCCTTTCTGTAATGCCCAATCGCTCTGCTATCACGCCATACGAGAGCGTATCGTCTTTTTGTAGCATTTCAACAATTTTCTTATCATTATCGTCTAACCTCATCTTTTTCCCTCCCGCAGTTTTCCTCCCCTTTTTATTCTCATCGTTTTTTATTTTTGTTATCGCTTTTATTTTAAAAATATCAATAACCAAGGTGAGCCTATTTTAAGTTTTTCGATTTGTTGAAAAATCGAAAAATATAAAGGAAGGTGGTACTAAATATTGTCAAACTTCAAAAATTTAAGAGAGGACATAAGGAGAGATGAGTGTGATAAATGGGATGAAATGGATTGGAGTCGTGATGTTTCTTGTCGGTGTGATAATTGAGGGAGTATATGGCATATATCCCGTCTTTAACCCGGAGAATACAGAGGCTATACTGCTTGGGATAAGAATCGGTATCGTGATGATGGCTATTGGTGGTGTTATTTTAATAACAACACTGTCTTTTGAAAGATACAGGGAATGGAAGAAAATGAAGGAGGAGATAGGAGAGGAGGAGTTGAGACCATGATAGTAGTGAATACAGATTTTGTACCAGGAAGAGAGATAGTGGAAGTTTTAGGGCTCGCGAGGGGTAACATCATTCTGGCAAAACACATAGGCAAGGATATAGTGGCTGGGTTTAGACAACTCGTTGGTGGTGAAATAAAAGAATACACCGAGATGCTTAGTGAGGCGAGGGAGATAGCATTGAGGAGGATGATAGAGAAGGCTGAGGAAACCGGCGCTGATGCAGTCGTGAATGTGAGGTTCATGACTTCCATGGTGATGAGGGGTGCAGCAGAGATACTCGTTTATGGGTCTGCAGTGAAGCTGAAATAGCTCTTTCTCCCTTAATGCTGGTTGGTATTTATGGTTGAACTTGAGAAGATATTCGGTAGGAATGCACAACTCATCGTCCTCGATTATTTAATAAGAAATCGTGGCACGACAACCTACCTCTCAGGTATCGCGGAGGAGACCGGACTTTCTCACTCCAGCGTTGCACGAGTAATCGAGCCGCTTCTGGAAATGAACATTGTGAAAGAAGGCAAAGTGGGCAAACAAATAAGAACCTTCACATTGAACGAGGATAATGAAGTGACAAAGTTATTGATACGGTTTTATAACGATTTAGCGAAAATTGAAAATAGTGAGTGAATGATTATCCCACATGTTCCCCGGATTGTTCTACCTTTGGTGCCAATCCCGTTCTTGCTCCTTTTTTAGCTTCTACTTCAGCTCAGCTCGTATCTCACTCGCAAGCCTATCCGCAAGATGCCTATTGTAATACTTAAGAGAGAAAATACCATAGCTTGTATCTCTAAAACTTATCTCTCCCTTCTTTATAACCTGAGGTCCTTTGCTGCTGTTGAACTTCACAATAACATCCTTCCCCCCGGACTTCTCTCTTTTGAACTTCTTGAAATACTCACTTTCACCGGAAGATGAAAAGAAATATAAAATATTCATCTCTGCCCGTGAATATAAAGGCGTATAATCAATATCTTCCCAAATTACAGTAACTGCAACAAGCTGCCCATCGAACTCATCCTTAAGCTTTGCAACTTCTATAAGTCTCGAAGCGATACCCTCCAGCTCCCTCTCCAGCTCATCTCCCAGCACGCTATCAAACTCCTCTCCGCCATCCACATAGAGATAGATATCACCTGAAACTTTAGCCACCTCTTCCCCGCATGCAAACTTCGCCGCCCTTGAGTTTACTGAAGTTTCACTTCTCGATGCTCCGAAATCCATGAAAAGGAACGAGCATCCAACTCCCGCAATAACCACTACAGCTATTATCAAAAAATATATCCTGTTCATTTTTATTATTGTACACAATGAATGCCAGTAAAAGCGCCGCAATGACCAGCAACACTCCAACCCTTGACCATGACCATAACCATAACCATGATATAGTAAAATCCCCCTTCGTTATGTTGTTGTTAGTGTTGTAAATCTTTCTTTTTGAAAGAAAGGTTTGTTCATTCGTACCTCAGCGCTTCTATCGGTTTCAACCTCGAAGCTCGCCATGCAGGATAAAGCCCGCTTATTACACTCGTTCCGACCCCGAAAGCAATCCCGAGG is part of the Methanophagales archaeon genome and harbors:
- a CDS encoding sensor histidine kinase, which codes for MEEIVQEQYSKQQLLLARQAALGIEAFADERVTIIEILARDRSADSITNITRCFKTIYEETSGFYSIEFINASGVVVYGYPEHRAPIGYDLYAANRSNAFDSARDLRKTEISSPIPLFEGGLGSFIWVPVYEDEGDEGENFRGVILAIIQMSTITDRFLEPIMQDKTGYVYMIDHKGKSLYDGARSEVIGKNYIKMLGENQSEWRDIIEKQMNGSEGTAVYHKEGDESESESEQIVAYAPVRWRDQLWSVAISVPASEVDQLIQSVYTKQMAFSGIVIALILGGSLGLIVMFSRWNKTLEAEVESKTGELIQSNRELALANERLKELDKLKSDFVSMVSHELRTPLAAMRTSAQVLEVADIDTETKKEMLDIILRNIDRLTNLVNDLLDLSRIESGRMELKFERVSLDSVIADSIESVRQTAIEKGIALNIELPKDLAPVKADREKLTQVIINLLNNAVKFTPGGGEISIKASELNGQVEVRVSDTGIGIPPEDLNRVFDRFYQVDSTLTREAGGTGLGLAICKGIIEAHNGEIWAESEPGKGSTFIFTLEKWSD
- a CDS encoding response regulator translates to MRLDDNDKKIVEMLQKDDTLSYGVIAERLGITEREVVERIRRLSDTRTKILIVDDELDTLLPLKRALEMEDFNVIEAQDGVEALEKVRAEIPDLVLLDLMLPKINGFEVCQQLKQDEATSAIPIIMLTAKGETSDKVEGIEIGADDYVTKPFDLAELKARIKAVLRRTAP
- a CDS encoding YbjQ family protein; the protein is MIVVNTDFVPGREIVEVLGLARGNIILAKHIGKDIVAGFRQLVGGEIKEYTEMLSEAREIALRRMIEKAEETGADAVVNVRFMTSMVMRGAAEILVYGSAVKLK